The nucleotide sequence TCAGCCTCGTCTACGACCCCGGCGAGACGACCCACCGGAAGCAGTTCGCGCTCCGGATCCACACGGATACGGGGATCACGGGGACGTACGTGGGGGGGAACTCGCCGGCGGCGGCCCAGATCAACACGTTCGCGGACTACCTGATCGGGAAGGATCCACTGAAGCGCGAGAAACACTGGTCGGAGATCAAGCGGGCGCTGCGGAAGTACGACCGGATGGGGATGGGTCCCGTCGACATCGCCCTCTGGGACTTCGCGGGCAAGTACTACGACGCGCCGATCCACGAACTCCTCGGCACCTACCGGACGCGCCTGCCCGCCTACGCCTCCACCTACGAGGCCGACGAGAACGGCGGCCTCGACTCCCCGGAGGCGTACGCCGACTTCGCCGAGGAGTGTCTGGACCTCGGCTACCCCGCCTTCAAGATGCACGTCTGGGGGTCCGACGAGTGGCGCGACATCGACCGGGAGATCGAGACGGTCCGGACGCTCGGCGAGCGCGTCGGCGACGAGATGGACCTGATGCTCGATCCGGCCTGTCAGTACGAGACCTTCGCCGACGCGCTGAAGGTGGGTCGTGCCTGTGACGAGGCGGGCTTCTTCTGGTACGAGGATCCGTACCGCGACGGCGGCATCTCCCAGCACGCTCACCGGAAGCTCCGGGAGAAACTCGATACGCCCATCCTCCAGACCGAACACGTCCGCGGGCTCGAACCCCACTCCGATTTCGTCCAGGCCGACGCGACCGACTTCGTCCGCGCCGATCCGGAGTACGACGCGGGCATCACCGGCGCCATGAAGATCGCACGCATGACCGAGGCGTTCGGTCTGGACGTGGAGTTCCACGCGCCCGGCCCGGCCCAGCGACACTGCATGGCCGCGACCCGTAACACCAACTACTACGAACTCGCCCTGGTCCACCCCGAGGTGCCGAACCCGATCCCGCCCGTCTACGAGGGCGGCTACTCGGACTACCTCGAAACCGTCGACGAGGACGGCACCGTCTCGGTGCCCGACGGCCCCGGTCTGGGCGTCGAGTACGACTGGGACTACATCGAGGACAACAGCACGGGCTCCCTGCACGTCTACGACTGATATTCGTTGTAAGTCATTACCGGTCGTTCGCCGGACTGTCCTGACGAACGACCGGGACACGGTTACAATAATCCGTACGAGTTCGGTCGCTCCCCCACCGCGGGGATCGACGTCCCGTTTCAGTCCTTCGCCTTCGCCTTCACGTACGTGACGGGACACGGGGCGTTCAGCAACACGTCCTGGGCCGTACTGCCGAAGACCGCCTTGCCGACCGCCGAGCGCGTCCGCCCCGAGACGACGACGCGGTCGCTCTCGGTCCGTTCGGCGATGCCGATGATCCCGTCGCTGATGTCGCCGACGACGCCTTTCACCTCGTAGTCGACGCCGTGTTCGTCGAAGACCTGCTCGAAGTGTCGGACCGACTCGTGGCGCTCCAGCACCTCGTCGACCTCCGTCTCGGCGAGGTCGGACATCCCGAGGTCCTCGGCGATTTCCTGGAACTGGTCCGGCGTGAAGACGTGTGTGATCACGACCGTGGCGTCGGCCGGCTTCGCGACCTGTACGACCGTCTCCGATAACTCGTCGAGGCGATTCTTGTCGTTCGGACCGACGGTGAGGAGTACCGTCTCCAGTGGCTCGAACATCGACCGTGGGTACGCGCATGGAGTTGAAAAACCCCACCGCTGTGCGGTCGCCGGTTCCGGTGACCGAGACGTCCCGGGATCCGTGCCGGCTCCGGTCGCCTGCAGTCCCTCGGTTGTCGTCGCCCTCGGAAGGTATACTTATTACGCGGTCGCCGGACTTCGGGGGTATGGCGCTGACGATCACGAAAATCGAGAGCACGGAGTTCTCCTATCCGCTGGAGGACGTCGGGACCGACGAACACGGGTTCAACCTCGTCTACGACCCCGGCGAGACGACCCACCGGAAGCTGTTCGGCCTGCGGATCCACACGGACGCGGGCGTCACGGGGGAGTACGTGGGGGGGAACTCGCCGGGAGCGGCCCAGATCAACACGTTCGCGGACTACCTGATCGGGAAGGACCCGCTCCAGCGCGAGAAACACTGGTCGGAGATCAAGCGCGCGCTCCGGAAGTACGACCGGATGGGAATGGGTCCCGTCGACATCGCCCTCTGGGATCTGGCGGGCAAACACTACGACGCGCCGATCCACGAACTCCTCGGCACCTACCGGGAGCGGATTCCGGCCTACGCCTCGACGTATCACGGCGACGAGGTGGGGGGGCTCGACTCCCCGGAAGCCTTCGCCGACTTCGCCGAAGAGTGTCGCGACGCCGGCTTCGACGGGTTCAAGATCCACGGCTGGGGCGGCGGCGACGACACCCGCGACCTCCGGCGCGAGATCGAGGCGGTCCACGCCGTCGGCGACCGCGTCGGCGACGAGATGGACCTCATGCACGACCCGGCCTGTGAACTGGAGACGTTCGCCGACGCCCTAAAACTCGGCCGCGCGCTCGACGAGGAGGGCTTCTTCTGGTACGAGGACCCGTTCCGCGACGGCGGCATCTCCCAGCACGCTCACCGCAAACTCGGCGAGAAACTCGATACGCCCATCCTCCAGACCGAACACGTCCGTGGCCTGGAGATGAAATCCGACTTCGCGGCCGGCGACGCGACCGACTTCCTGCGGGCCGATCCGGAGTACGACGCGGGCATCACCGGCGCGATGAAGGTGGCCCGGATGGCCGAGGCGTTCGGCCTGGACGTGGAGTTCCACGCGCCGGGCCCGGCCCAGCGACACTGCATCGCCGCCACCCGCAACACCAACTACTACGAGATGGCGCTCGTCCACCCCGAGTGTCAGAACACCCAACCCCCCGTCTACGAGGGCGGCTACTCCGACATGATCGACGCCGTCGACGACGACGGGACCGTTCCCGTCCCCGACGGCCCCGGTCTGGGCGTCGAGTACGACTGGGACTACATCGAGGACAACAGCACGGGCTCCCTGCACGTCTACGAGTGACGTCGCGGTCGACCGTCGACCGCCGACGATGTATTTATCTATCGTGGTCACCGACCGTTGGCATATGACGGTCGGACCCGACGCAGTACACGAACTCATCGTCGAGTCCGGGTGGTCCTATCCCGTGTCCTCGCGACGGCTCGAGCGGAACATGCCACTGGAGAACATCACCCTCGACGAGGACGGTAACTCCATGATGCTCGCGGAGTTCCTGAACGAGGCCGACGTCGAACGCTTCGAGAGTCGGGAGGACCTCGAACGGAAGCTCCAGCCGGTCTGCGAGGCCGAGAGCGCGGCCCGCCAGACGAGCATCGTCGGGCGACTCAAGCGGACCTTCCTGGGATGAACAAACTCCGGACGGTCACGTGGGGCGGCGGTGGTCTCGTGATCCTGGCGGCTATCTGGGCGACGCTTCATTACGGCGGCCCCGGGCGGTTCCTGCCGACGGCCGCCATCGGCCTCGTCGCGGCCACGCTCCCCTTCGGCATCGCCTACTCCAAGAGCGCGGTCACGTCGCTCCGGCGGCGGTTCGCCGACGTCGACGAAGGGATCAGCGCCGAGACGGGGTCGATCTTCGTCTCGCGGTCCACCGTCGACGACCCGGTCGACTGCCTCGAATCCATCGTCGACGCGGTCCGATCCGACGCCAACGCCGACGACGTGGAGCGTGAGTCCTTCCAGGAGGGGCCGGGATTGATGGTGATGTACACCGGCTTTCACAACTCCTTCGTCCGGATCACCGAGGCCGGCCGGGTCGTCGTCACCGGCACCTCCGAACACACCCACGACCTCGCGGACACCGTCGCCGAGGCGTACTCCCTCTCCTTCGACCGGACGCGGAACAACCCCTTCTCGGGCATGGAGCCGATCCGGGGCGCCCCGCGGGTGTTCCTCGGCGTCTTCGTGATCGTCCTCCTGCTCGTGGGACTCGGCACCGTCGGCGCCGCCGCGTACCCGTCGGACGCGTACAACCCCGCCGAGCGGACGGTCATCACCGGCATCGACGCCCGGGGGGACCTCGATCCCGGAACCAGCCGGGCCGAGACGCGCCTGTCGAAGGCGGCGTTTCTGGTCGCCATCGTCGACGAGGAAGCCCAGGAGGTGACGTGGGTGCAAAACGATAGCGAGCGCGTCACCGAACACGGGCGGCAGGCGTTGCGGGTCTCCCGCGACGCGGAGGCGC is from Haloplanus salinarum and encodes:
- a CDS encoding universal stress protein yields the protein MFEPLETVLLTVGPNDKNRLDELSETVVQVAKPADATVVITHVFTPDQFQEIAEDLGMSDLAETEVDEVLERHESVRHFEQVFDEHGVDYEVKGVVGDISDGIIGIAERTESDRVVVSGRTRSAVGKAVFGSTAQDVLLNAPCPVTYVKAKAKD
- a CDS encoding CPBP family intramembrane glutamic endopeptidase, with product MNKLRTVTWGGGGLVILAAIWATLHYGGPGRFLPTAAIGLVAATLPFGIAYSKSAVTSLRRRFADVDEGISAETGSIFVSRSTVDDPVDCLESIVDAVRSDANADDVERESFQEGPGLMVMYTGFHNSFVRITEAGRVVVTGTSEHTHDLADTVAEAYSLSFDRTRNNPFSGMEPIRGAPRVFLGVFVIVLLLVGLGTVGAAAYPSDAYNPAERTVITGIDARGDLDPGTSRAETRLSKAAFLVAIVDEEAQEVTWVQNDSERVTEHGRQALRVSRDAEALLAAARDDSLTPAQAERATRVERRLVDARMAVAAAMTERVENDSVNETADMRRVVERLRATDERSTAS
- a CDS encoding mandelate racemase family protein, which gives rise to MSPTITKIESTEFSYPLEDVGQNPDGFSLVYDPGETTHRKQFALRIHTDTGITGTYVGGNSPAAAQINTFADYLIGKDPLKREKHWSEIKRALRKYDRMGMGPVDIALWDFAGKYYDAPIHELLGTYRTRLPAYASTYEADENGGLDSPEAYADFAEECLDLGYPAFKMHVWGSDEWRDIDREIETVRTLGERVGDEMDLMLDPACQYETFADALKVGRACDEAGFFWYEDPYRDGGISQHAHRKLREKLDTPILQTEHVRGLEPHSDFVQADATDFVRADPEYDAGITGAMKIARMTEAFGLDVEFHAPGPAQRHCMAATRNTNYYELALVHPEVPNPIPPVYEGGYSDYLETVDEDGTVSVPDGPGLGVEYDWDYIEDNSTGSLHVYD
- a CDS encoding mandelate racemase family protein, coding for MALTITKIESTEFSYPLEDVGTDEHGFNLVYDPGETTHRKLFGLRIHTDAGVTGEYVGGNSPGAAQINTFADYLIGKDPLQREKHWSEIKRALRKYDRMGMGPVDIALWDLAGKHYDAPIHELLGTYRERIPAYASTYHGDEVGGLDSPEAFADFAEECRDAGFDGFKIHGWGGGDDTRDLRREIEAVHAVGDRVGDEMDLMHDPACELETFADALKLGRALDEEGFFWYEDPFRDGGISQHAHRKLGEKLDTPILQTEHVRGLEMKSDFAAGDATDFLRADPEYDAGITGAMKVARMAEAFGLDVEFHAPGPAQRHCIAATRNTNYYEMALVHPECQNTQPPVYEGGYSDMIDAVDDDGTVPVPDGPGLGVEYDWDYIEDNSTGSLHVYE